The following is a genomic window from Crossiella equi.
GCCAACGTGCGCCTGGCCGTCAGCCGCCTCGCCGCCCGCCTGCCCGGCACCGGGCCCCAGCGCGAGCTGCGCGGACCCGAGGACGGCGACCCCGGCACGGTCCAGGTCCGCGTGCTGGCCTCCGCCGCCCAGGAGGCCACCTGGGTGGCCGACCAGCTGCGCCGCGCGCACCTGCTCGACGAGGTGCCCTGGTCCCAGATGGCCGTGCTGGTCCGCAGCACCGGCACCACCCTGCCCGTGCTGCGCCGCGCGCTGCTGGCCGCGGGCGTGCCGGTCGCGGTCCCGGCCGACGAGGTGCCGCTGCCCCAGCAGAACGCGGTCTGGCCGTTCCTCACCGTGCTGCGCTGCGCCACCGACCCCGCCCACCTCGACCCCGACATCGCCGCCGCGCTGCTCACCGGCCCGTTCGGCGGCGGCGACCCGCTCGCGCTGCGCAAGCTCCGGCGTGGCCTGCGCCGCCTGGAACTGGCCGCCGGTGGCGACCGCGCCAGCGGGGAGCTGCTGGTCGAGGCACTGAACACCGACGAGAAGCTGGCCGCCCTGGACGAGGCCGCCGCGCCCGCCCGCCGCGTGGCCGCCCTGCTGCGCATCGCCCGTGAGGCGGTCGCGGCAGGGGAGGACGCGGAGCAGGTGCTGTGGCAGGTGTGGCAGCACAGCGGCCTGGAACAGCGCTGGCTCCAGCTGGCCGGACGGCACGGACCCGTTGGCGCGCAAGCCGATCGCGACCTGGACGCGGTGGTCGCGCTGTTCGACGCGGCCGCCCGCCACGCCGACCGCCTGCCCGGCGCCAGTGTGGCCGGGTTCGCCGACTACCTCACCGCGCAGCTGATCACCGGCGACACCCTGGCCCCGGCCGCGCCGCAAGGTGAGGCGGTCGCGGTGCTCACCGCGCACGCCGCCGCGGGCCGCGAGTGGACCGTGGTCGCGGTGCCGGGCGTGCAGGAGGGCGTCTGGCCGGACCTGCGCCTGCGCGGCTCGCTGCTCGGCGTGGAACGGCTGATCGACCTGCTCGCGGGCGTGCGCGAGGAGGACCGGGTCTCCGCGGTGGCCCCGATCCTGGCCGAGGAACGCCGCCTGCTGCTGCTGGCCACCAGCCGGGCCAAGCGGACGCTGCTGGTCAGCGCGGTGCGCGGCGAGGACGACACCCCGTCCCGGTTCCTGGACGAGCTGGACGGCGCCGACTACGCCGAGGGCGGCGAGCCGGACGCGGTGCGCCCGGTGTTCCAGCCCAGCCGCGGCCTCATCCTGGCCGACCTGGTCGGCGACCTGCGCCGCGCGGTCTGCGACCCGGAGTCCGACCCGGACCGCCGCGAGCGCGCCGCCACCCAGCTGGCCCGCCTGGCCGCCGCGGGTGTCCCGGGCGCGCACCCGGACTCCTGGTACGGCCTCGGCGAGACCAGCACCGAACGTCCACTGTGGACTGATGTGGACGCGGTGGGCATCTCGCCGTCCACTGTGGACATCCTGTCCCGCTGCCCGCTGCGCTGGATGGTGGAACGCCACGGCGGCCAGGACCCCGCCGAGCTGGCCTCGATCACCGGCTCCCTGGTGCACGCGCTGGCACAGGCGGCGGCCTCCGGCGCGGACGCCGACACCCTGCAGCGCACCCTGGACGAGGCCTGGGCCGCGGTGGACGCGGGCGCGGCCTGGTTCTCCCGCCGCGAGCGCACGCGCGTGGCGCAGATGGTCGACTCCTTCCGCGCCTGGCTGGTGCACAGCCGCGCCGAGCTCACCCAGGTCGCGGTCGAGCACGAGGTCACCGTGGAGCTGCCGCCCAAGGACGGCGGGCCGTGGCTGCGGGTGCGCGGCCGCGTCGACCGCCTGGACACCGACGCGGCGGGCCGCCCGGTCGTGGTGGACATCAAGACCGGCCGCACCCCGGTCAGCAAGAACGAGGCCGCCGAGCACCCGCAGCTGGCCGTCTACCAGCTGGCCGCCGCGCTCGGCGCGTTCACCTCCCTCGGCCTGGACCGCGAGCCCGGCGGCGCGCGCCTGCTCTACGTGGCCAAGGCGGACAAGAAGACCGGTGCCGCCGAACGCGTGCAGGCCCCGCTGTCGGAGGAGCAGCGGAAGGCGTGGCTGGACGCGGTGTACGCGGTCGGCCAGGCCAGCCTCGGCCCCAGCTTCGCCGCCAACGAGAACGCCGACTGCTCGCGCTGTCCGGCCCGCACCTGCTGTCCGACCCAGGACTCCGGCAGGCAGGTGAGCGAGTGACCGGGTTCGCCTCGCCGCAGGAGGTCGCGGCGGCGCTCGGCCTGCACCCGCCCACCCCGGAACAGGCCGAGGTGATCGCCGCCCCGGCCGAGCCCGCCCTGGTCATCGCCGGTGCGGGCGCGGGCAAGACCGAGACCATGGCCGCGCGCGTGGTGTGGCTGGTGGCCAACGGCCTGGTCACCCCGGAGCGTGTGCTCGGCCTGACCTTCACCCGCAAGGCCGCCCGCCAGCTCGGCGACCGCGTGCGCGCGCGGCTGCGCAGGCTCGCGGGCTCCGGCCTGCTGGACCGCCTCGACCCCAGCGGCGACCGGCGCAACGCGGTGCTGGCCGCCGAGCCGACCGTGCTCACCTACCACGCCTACGCGGGCCGCCTGGTCGGCGAGCACGGCCTGCGCCTGCCGGTCGAACCCGGCGCGCGCCTGCTCACCGAGACCGCGTCCTGGCAGCTCGCGCACCGCGTGGTCGCGGGCTGGACCGAGGACATCGACACCGACAAGGTGCCCGCCACCGTCACCGGCTACCTGCTCTCCCTGGCCGGGGAGCTGGGGGAGCACCTGGTCACCCCGGACCAGGTGCGCGCGCACGCCGAGGAGTTCTGCCGCCTGGTGGAGAGCGCGCCGCGCGCGCCCCGCCAGCGCGAGGGCCTGCCCGTGGCGTTGCAGGAAGTCGTTGCCGCGCAACGGCTCCGCGTGGCCCTGCTGCCCCTGGTCGAGGCCTACGCCAAGCGCAAGCGGCGCGAGGCGGCGATGGACTTCGCCGACCAGATGTCCCTGGCCGCCACCCTGGCCGCCTCCGACCCCGAGGTCATCAACCTGGAGCGCGAGCGGTACGGCGCGGTGCTGCTGGACGAGTACCAGGACACCGGGCACGCCCAGCGCGTGCTGCTGCGCGGCCTGTTCGGCGGCTCGCGGCGCCCGGTGCTGCCGGTGACCGCGGTCGGCGACCCGGTGCAGGCCATCTACGGCTGGCGCGGCGCGAGCGCGGCCAACCTGCCCCGCTTCGCCACCGACTTCCCCACCCGTGACAAGACCGGCAAGTGGGTGCCCGCCACCACGTACGGGCTGCTCACCAGCTTCCGCAACCCGCCCCAGGTGCTCACCCTGGCCAACCAGGTCTCCGAACGGCTGCGCGAGGGCGTGGCCGAGCTGCGGGCCCGCGAGGGCGCGGCGGACGCGGACGTGCGCCTGGCCCTGCTGCCCGACATCCGCACCGAGCTGGCCTGGCTGGCCGACACGATGGCCGCGCAGTGGCACCAGACCCTCGACGCCACCGGCGCCCCGCCCACCGCGGCCGTGCTGGTGCGCCGCCGCGTGGACATGGCCGCGATCGCCGCCGCGCTGCGCGAACGCGGCTTGCCGGTCGAGGTGGTCGGCCTGGGCGGTCTGCTGGACGAACCCGAGGTCCGCGACCTGGTCAGCGCGCTGCGCATGCTCACCGACCCGTTGGCGGGCACGGCCGCGATGCGCTTGCTCACCGGGGCGCGCTGGCGCCTGGGCGTGGCCGACCTGGCCGCGTTGTGGCGGCGTGCCCGGCAGCTGGCCACCCCGGAGGGCAAGCGCACCGGCGGCCCGGACCCCCTGGACGCCCTCGCCGACGCCCTGCCCGGTGAACACGCCGAACAGGCCGGTCTGGTCGACGCCCTGGACGACCCGGGCCCGCCGGAGGAGTACAGCCCGGAGGGCTTCCGCCGCATCCGCCGCCTGGGCGGCGAGCTGGCCGCGCTGCGCCGCCGCGGCGACCAGCCGTTGGGCGAGCTGGTCGCGGACGTGGAACGCACCCTGCTGCTGGACATCGAGTCGCTGTCCCGCCCGGCGGGTGTCGGCCGCGCGCACCTGGACGCCTTCGCCGACGTGGTCGCCGAGTTCGCCACCAGCAGCAGCAACCCCACCCTGGCCGGGCTGCTGGACTACCTCGCCACCGCCGAACGCGCCGAGGACGGCCTGGAACCGGGCGAGGTCGAGGTGGCCCCGGACCGGGTGCAGATCCTCACCGCGCACGCCGCCAAGGGCCTGGAGTGGGCGGTCGTCGCGGTCCCGCACCTGGTCAAGGACGTCTTCCCGGGCCGCCGCAAGTCCGCCTCCTGGCTCAAGGTGCCCCACCAGCTGCCCGCGGTGCTGCGCGGTGACGCCGAGGACCTGCCCGGCCTGAACCTCCAGGCGTGCGAGAACCGCAAGGAGGTCGAGGAGGCACTGGCCCTGCACTCCGAGGAGTTCGAGGAGCGCAGGCTGGCCGAGGAGCGCAGGCTGCTCTACGTGGCGCTGACCCGCTCGGAGCACACCCTGCTGGTGTCCGGGCACTGGTGGGCGGAGACGGGCGAGAAGCCCAAGGGCCCCTCGGAGTTCCTCACCGAGATTCACGAGGCCCTGGAGTCGGGCGACCGGGTCGGCATCGTGCACCACTGGGCCGACCGTCCAGAGGAGGACGCCCCGAACCCCTTGGCGGAACAGGGAAACAGCGTCACCTGGCCGGTGGATCCGCTGGCGCGCAGGCGGCAGGCGGTCACCGACGGCGCTGCGCTGGTCCGGCGCGCACTGTCCACTGTGGACGAATATCGGGCACCGGTGGTCGAGGAGGTCGAGCCCGAACCCGTCGACGAGCCCTGGGAACCCGGCCCCGAGCCGGAGGACTGGGCCGAGCCGGACTGGGGGCCGCCGCCGGAGGACCACGAACCCGGCTGGCCGGAGGAACCGCCGCCCGACGAACCGGACTGGGAGCCCGAACCCGAAGCCGCCCCGGCCCCGCCGCCCGAGCGGCCAGCCTCGCCCGAACCGGACGGGGAAGCGGCCGACCGGCCCCCGCTCTTCGACCCCGAGGGCTGGGCCCGCGACGTCGACGTGCTCCTGGCCGAACGCGCCGCGGCCGCGAACCGCCGCGAACAGGTCCTGCTGCCCGACCAGCTCTCGGTGAGCCAGCTGGTCGAACTGGCCAAGGACCCGGACGCCCTGGCCCGCCGCCTGCGGCGCCCCCTGCCGTACCCGCCGAACCCCCTGGCCCGCCGCGGCACGGCCTTCCACGCCTGGCTGGAACACCGCTTCAAGGCCGCCCGGCTGCTCGACTTCGACGACCTCCCCGGCGCGGCCGATGCCGACCGGCCCACCGAGGAGAACGTGGACGCCCTCCAGCGCGCCTTCCTGGCCAGCTCCTGGGCCGAGCGCACCCCGCACGACGTCGAGGTCCCGTTCGAGACCGAGGTGGACGGCATCACCGTGCGCGGCCGCATGGACGCCGTCTTCGCCGACCCGGACGGCGGCTGGACCGTGGTGGACTGGAAAACCGGCGCGGTCCCCGACGACGAGCACCTGCCCGCCCTGGCCGTCCAGCTGGCCGCCTACCGCCTGGCCTGGGCCGCTCTCTCCGGCGCCGACCTGGCGGGCGTGCGCGCGGCCTTCCACTACGTGC
Proteins encoded in this region:
- a CDS encoding ATP-dependent helicase yields the protein MTGFASPQEVAAALGLHPPTPEQAEVIAAPAEPALVIAGAGAGKTETMAARVVWLVANGLVTPERVLGLTFTRKAARQLGDRVRARLRRLAGSGLLDRLDPSGDRRNAVLAAEPTVLTYHAYAGRLVGEHGLRLPVEPGARLLTETASWQLAHRVVAGWTEDIDTDKVPATVTGYLLSLAGELGEHLVTPDQVRAHAEEFCRLVESAPRAPRQREGLPVALQEVVAAQRLRVALLPLVEAYAKRKRREAAMDFADQMSLAATLAASDPEVINLERERYGAVLLDEYQDTGHAQRVLLRGLFGGSRRPVLPVTAVGDPVQAIYGWRGASAANLPRFATDFPTRDKTGKWVPATTYGLLTSFRNPPQVLTLANQVSERLREGVAELRAREGAADADVRLALLPDIRTELAWLADTMAAQWHQTLDATGAPPTAAVLVRRRVDMAAIAAALRERGLPVEVVGLGGLLDEPEVRDLVSALRMLTDPLAGTAAMRLLTGARWRLGVADLAALWRRARQLATPEGKRTGGPDPLDALADALPGEHAEQAGLVDALDDPGPPEEYSPEGFRRIRRLGGELAALRRRGDQPLGELVADVERTLLLDIESLSRPAGVGRAHLDAFADVVAEFATSSSNPTLAGLLDYLATAERAEDGLEPGEVEVAPDRVQILTAHAAKGLEWAVVAVPHLVKDVFPGRRKSASWLKVPHQLPAVLRGDAEDLPGLNLQACENRKEVEEALALHSEEFEERRLAEERRLLYVALTRSEHTLLVSGHWWAETGEKPKGPSEFLTEIHEALESGDRVGIVHHWADRPEEDAPNPLAEQGNSVTWPVDPLARRRQAVTDGAALVRRALSTVDEYRAPVVEEVEPEPVDEPWEPGPEPEDWAEPDWGPPPEDHEPGWPEEPPPDEPDWEPEPEAAPAPPPERPASPEPDGEAADRPPLFDPEGWARDVDVLLAERAAAANRREQVLLPDQLSVSQLVELAKDPDALARRLRRPLPYPPNPLARRGTAFHAWLEHRFKAARLLDFDDLPGAADADRPTEENVDALQRAFLASSWAERTPHDVEVPFETEVDGITVRGRMDAVFADPDGGWTVVDWKTGAVPDDEHLPALAVQLAAYRLAWAALSGADLAGVRAAFHYVRTDRTLRPADLLDAEGLRDLVRTIPLA
- a CDS encoding ATP-dependent helicase, producing the protein MSLRPPALVRRTAEPVPPPRWDDAARAVLAHTGGFLRVLGGPGTGKTSLLAEVAANRIRGGADPERVLVLTASRKSAIALRARITALLTADQPEGLRTIREPLVRTVHSYAFAVLRLQAAREELPPPRLLSGAEQDAVVRELLAGDIENGAPDWPERLRPALGLPGFAAELRDLLLRAAERGVGPEELIELGQRHDKPEWVAAGTFGLQYEQVTLLRGAAGAQGPQAAAPALDAAELVASALLALQTDEELLATERERVRHLLVDDGQHLDPLQYTLVRRLGDTAHECVLAGDPDQAVFTFRGADPRRLLAEVPGERGTVVLTRDHRMAANVRLAVSRLAARLPGTGPQRELRGPEDGDPGTVQVRVLASAAQEATWVADQLRRAHLLDEVPWSQMAVLVRSTGTTLPVLRRALLAAGVPVAVPADEVPLPQQNAVWPFLTVLRCATDPAHLDPDIAAALLTGPFGGGDPLALRKLRRGLRRLELAAGGDRASGELLVEALNTDEKLAALDEAAAPARRVAALLRIAREAVAAGEDAEQVLWQVWQHSGLEQRWLQLAGRHGPVGAQADRDLDAVVALFDAAARHADRLPGASVAGFADYLTAQLITGDTLAPAAPQGEAVAVLTAHAAAGREWTVVAVPGVQEGVWPDLRLRGSLLGVERLIDLLAGVREEDRVSAVAPILAEERRLLLLATSRAKRTLLVSAVRGEDDTPSRFLDELDGADYAEGGEPDAVRPVFQPSRGLILADLVGDLRRAVCDPESDPDRRERAATQLARLAAAGVPGAHPDSWYGLGETSTERPLWTDVDAVGISPSTVDILSRCPLRWMVERHGGQDPAELASITGSLVHALAQAAASGADADTLQRTLDEAWAAVDAGAAWFSRRERTRVAQMVDSFRAWLVHSRAELTQVAVEHEVTVELPPKDGGPWLRVRGRVDRLDTDAAGRPVVVDIKTGRTPVSKNEAAEHPQLAVYQLAAALGAFTSLGLDREPGGARLLYVAKADKKTGAAERVQAPLSEEQRKAWLDAVYAVGQASLGPSFAANENADCSRCPARTCCPTQDSGRQVSE